ttatttattttttaagtatattattcattaacttaaaatacttaaatttgtCTACAACATGTcattttaataactaaaatttcataaaactcaaatgaaactcaatgctaaatatcaaaattcaacatatcttttacaaactaaataaaaaattttaaataatatttataagttgtaatatatattttaatattaaaaatttgggTTGGGTCAACAAACCAATCTAACCCTTCCTCCCAAAGTTGAAcccaattcaaaataaaaactaacaCAACTTCACAATTGTGAGCCATGTGTAGTCCAAATTGATTAGTTACTTGAGATATGCAACTCTCATCTAACAAAATCAActctagaaaaagaaaataatatataaccTTAATGAATCACATAATTGAGttcattaaaaacaaaaaaaaggaatgaaagggaaaaaaaaggtcTTAATGAATCACCAAAATATCCTAAGATAATAAATGACTTGAAGTTGGTGAAGTAGAATACCAACAACCAAAAGATCAGAATAGCAAACGACCAAAGTCTTGAAcctaaattgatttttgagtTCTCCTATGCAAATTGATTTTTGACCAACTTTTTTCCATGCTACTCATCTAAATAATACAATTCGACTCCCAATTTTAACgataaaaatcaaatccaattttttttttaaaagtttagagatcaAAATAGAACTAAAATGAAAGTTTAGGAATTAAAATcgaatttaaacataaagttaattatttggagGGATCTTATAGTATCGTAGATATAGTCGcatctaatttcttttaactttgttcgttcttttagttaaaatattatttaatttttggtttatgtactttagaaattgttttattttaatcatccTATTTTTATGTatccaattttaattattatatattattaaaatttaattttagtcctTCCTTAGTTAAATAAGAccaatcattttcatttaaaaaaaattaaagtagaaaTGCCACTggataattctttttttctttttttaaatatcgacaataaatcaataataaagactaaatttaaaatttatggaaagTATATAGATTGATATTGAGCAAGTTTCAAATAACACCAAATTCCTTAATTAAGAATGTTACGTCTTCCTACACAATAATGTTATATATGTCATTTCTACTCGAACAAACTACTTTCAACCCACAATTGTGAAGACGTTTTTAGGAGGATGAAAGTTGTAATGGAAGAaaggataataataatattattattatgtttcacaaatattagttaatttttttttttttgaattaacataagggaaaaagaataaagtgaGGAATGAGAATATGCAAAGTAGGTGTTTTTGATAAATGGTAGATGAGAAAGCATATGAGTGTTATTAAATAGGGGCATTTTGGGAAATATTTAtctcttaaaaaatgaaaggtcCACTAGTTTTTCTATAACATGTCTTCAGTGAGAAGTTATTAATTGTCATAAatagtatattattttcaaaatagtttcatttcaatataatCATAGTGTATATACAATGGACAAACTCCACTGCCCAAGGAATATGTCTACAAATATCAATATGCCATATGCTTTTACCAACCttacataaaataaagaacGCCAATGGCTAAAAAAAGCATTATATTTGGGTAATTTCAGcttcaatcattttttgttttatatatatataactttatttttggattatGTGGAGTTGGATTGGTGGATAAACCCTCTAATTTTACTCCATATCAGCTAATTACTTGATCAAGAGATTAATTATGTGTCAAATTTCTAAAGTTTGAATGCATTcttatttactttctttttcaaataaggtttgtatttcattatatatatttttcaatcaattgaaattgcataaaaattggactttttatgatatttgttATACATATTTACAAACCCAAAGGCAGAGCCAACTCATTTGGGTCATAAACACTTTATTCACAAATGGAATCTTTTATGGCCCATattacacacacatatatacacacatatgaTCCACATACTAAATTGCAAGGAATATATTCTTTATCTATAAACTCacttttaattcaaatatacatataaatttgcttttgaattttgttacatgttggattttttttttccacaacTATTTTGGAAGGGCTTAGTTCCCAACCACAAACCTCATATTTTagtcaaaaaaagaaaaaaaaagtttacacAGTACAGTATATCTCACCTTATTCTTATGCGTACATTCGATAATATGATATTGACTAATcaaatagaattttaaaaaactatttcatttcattgtcttatttataaaaatatcttttaacacttttttttcttctagaaatatatatatagttaattttcattttatcatttacaataGTAGACCCAAGTCCTTGATGGATAtacaaagagaaaacaaacTATAATCTAAAGCAATGACGACTTAAGTCATCCATTAAGCTTCAAAAGAGATTAGAAAAGAGGTACATTCATTAGTGAGGTATGAAATATTATGAGATTAATGATGGTATATATTTACCATGATGGGAATTTAGGAGAAAATGGAGAGTGAATTGGAcgatatttaaaatatcattgatGTGTTGTAATGCACTCCAAAATGGTTTCGTCTTTAGTGTCATGTCGTTGTTCATCAATTATCTTGGCTTTAGCTGCTGctccttcttctctcttctttcccCATAGAACGAAATAAAGTCCCAGCACAAGCAAAATACCTCCACCAACACTGCCACATTAAATCAAAAACCTTTTCAGCACACACTCacttgaaaaaatgaaaaataaataatatctatAGATCATATATAGTATAATGGTAGAGGGTAAAAAGTTATAAAGGAATATATTTCATCTCACCTTCCCCAATGAAGGGATTCTTTCCACAGCAATGCTGAAAAGATTGCTGTTATGATGAGTGCTAATGGTGTAAACATAGCTGTGAAAACTGGTCCTTTCTTCTCCACACACCATATTTGTAGCCAATACGTCATTCCCGTCACAATTACACCCTATCATTTCAAACGTTTATTCtttgttaaattatattgtttgatCCAAAAGCTtgagtttgataaaatttattttaagttgaGATTTATCCATGTTAATTAAGTTGGAGTGGTAATAACATTGTTATAGAGTTTGATGAAGCGTTATCGTTTGCGTTAATATATAAGTTGTAATTAGAGGTTGTGATATTATAagattctttttctctcatgTTAAACCGactcaattttgtttataagtttaatcTACTAATTACTATCGATTATTTAAGAAACTAAactaagttttgaaaactaaaagtgAGCACTACAGGGAGAGAAGAAGATAGAGATATTTACACAATAGGCAACAGAGAAGAGTTGAAGATTCCATCCAAGCTTCCAAGCTTGTGGGTTTCTTTCCATTACCAAAGCCCACAAAGCTGATTGTATTAAGCTAAAGAAACATTGCAAAGTTGTAATTCTCAACTTTGCTGGGTATTCCTTCACAATCGAACCcttgaggaaaaaaataaaaggaataaaccatgcattattattattattattattctataaatgaaaataaaaaagaagaagaaaataataatttaattacctGCAAAACAAGCCAAAAAGACCAAGCAATGTTGGCTGAAAGCATAGTGAATGCTCCCTTAATCCATTCCAATGTGGAATAAGGTTGAAATGAATTAGTAATGTTCTTTGTTTGTGGATACCAATTCATGAATTTCATTGGTGGACCTTTCACAAAGGCAAATACTAAAGCCCCTGAAAAACCTATTATTGCTCCCACCAATTTTGCCATCCCTTCAACTTTTCTTATGCAAATGCTTTCATATCTGTTCAAATTcaagacaaaaaataattagaggtgaaaacaatatatatttttgaagccttactttaaaaaaaaaactaaaaagcaaCCAAGTTAAATACCTGAAAAGGAGAGCCAAAAGAAGGGTAATGGCAGGGATGGTATTGGTAGTGGCAGCAGCAAATGTTGCTGATGTATGGTTGATTGCTATATAATAAAGGTTTAAACTCAAAGTGACcctgaaaaagaaatcatttttaatatataagttGAGACATAAAACATAGacgaatataatataatataaaaaactcACATTACATACCCAATTAGAGAAACCACGAACACTTTGGAATGGAACTTGAAAGATAATGGAACTTCCTTTTTTCTGCATAACAGTATATAAATGTCagtttaggaaaaaaaagttgaaatatagagaaaagtaaaatatggATTCTGGGCATGAAATCAACGAACCGTTCGAATAAGAAGGCGAGAGGAGCCATGGCAACGGTAGCAAAAGCTTGACGATAGAAGACGAAGATGGCTGGGTTCATTCCTTTTTGAGAAATGGCTGCTTTAGAGAACAAAGCCATTCCTGAATAAACACATTGAACAAATAACATTGCAATATAGGGCTTGTGGACCCTCATGGCCTCTACATAACCTACAAAGCTCTTCATGTTTTAtggttcttcttttttttttccctctaaaACACTTTGGTAGTTGAAAATGTGAGAAGTTGGTTGAGGAATTTATAGGGAAAATAAGATCaaaggtaaaataaaatagtccTCTTTGGTTTGTTTTCAACACCATAATCTTTGGGGCCTTCATTCCACTAATTTGTGCACTACATAATTGGTTGGTGAACtatttctttgcttttttggttcttttagCTTATTATCTTTATGTtattccaaaaaaagaaaaaagaaaaaaaagaaatctaaataGACATGTGTTCTCTaggcttctttttctttaaagtacTTTTACACTAATCAATAGTTTCACAAGTAACtcaaaaaagtttttattttaaaaaccaataCTCTTTTACAgagatttttttgaaatagtttttcacttcttttcttaacgtatcttgaaaattttaatgttttatactttttaaatttaggattGTATGTAGTCCTTCCCAatggttatttattttgactaagactaaattaaacttattttcatgtttagttaattttaattttaaactaagaTAAATTATGTCACGTAGTTTTTGTTATAGGGAAGGAAATTGGACATATTCCttcaattattgttatatagatatttaatatctattctactattataaattatttaaaaatttgtatgatttaaataaCAAGTTAGCTTTTAAAGTGAGTTAGAGAATAATGATAATTGATAAGATCTAGAAATTGAACATTTTGATCTagaattgttttgttttagttagaTTGAGATTTGACCTGTCCATAATGTTgtaaaaaatctaattaaattattgagtataaataaatttgaaggaaaagaatTATTGGAGAAGTTGGaatcaatcaaaattgttTAGGCATAGGaatatatagaatataaaatacataaaaggaaaaggaaaaggaaagtcTATAAAATCATAGGATaggaattttaaatttttttgaaaagaatttcGTGTATTAAAtcactttttagttttatggtaattttttttgttgtaatataattaattatggaaTTCACTCTCTTctactatttttgttttaatgtgaaaagttgaaaggtaaataatttttatttacattattttagaaattaattaaaaattaaatatcttataaaacTATCCATATCTTTCTATCTCCCATTAATTCATATTCCCTTCTCTCatctttctttcaactttcCAAATTCTTTTACCTCTTCAAATCGTTGGGTATATAtatctcattctttttcttttctattcatGTTCACAAGTCACGATAAAAAAGTTTAGGGtgtgaagaaaaaatcaaatctaagctttttattctcttttgatttcttttcttaattttgttttgttatctattttttatatagaaatatgtTTATGTATATTCCTTCACTTATAGATTTTTGCAATGTCCAGAAGCAAGCAATTGACCCAAAAAAACATGTAGAGAAATTGACGAGAATTCAAAGATGAAGAATGTAAAAGTGGAAGACTAAAAGAGAGAATGGTTAAAagtgtcatttttcaaaaataacaaagtgaCACGAGGATGTCAAAAAACtaggtttttctatttttttattattgatttgtaATTAAGTACGTTTTTGATGTAAAGATGTATGATGTACATACCACACAACAATATATTATGGATCTTATAGTTGAgggattgaagaaaaaaaatgttaaataatataattttatttaaatttaattattaatttcaaaacaataactaattataattcttggaaaatttgttaaataatcaCACTTCTTGAATACGGtagaaatacataaaatatatagatttagTACAAATGtctaaataataatcaagTCAATACTCAtgtccaaaattcaaatccatTTAAACATTCCAAAGGTAATTgatacatataataaaaacatactCATCgataaagtttgattgaatGAATTGTTTCATAGttatattatcaaattctatatatcttttagccaatttgatttatatatcgCGTCTAACAAGTCTTGAGTAAGAAGTCCCTCCAGAATTAAgctgaaaaatatattttaaaaaattataagcaaataaatataacttcataattactttctttttatttagttaaaaaagataaaaaaaaattaaacacgCCTTACcaattagttcttttttttttttaaatgctaCTAgttaaaaagtgatttttaaacaattagtTTTACCAAATGAGTTAAATATGTATGGTGAATTATTctaat
This DNA window, taken from Cucumis sativus cultivar 9930 chromosome 6, Cucumber_9930_V3, whole genome shotgun sequence, encodes the following:
- the LOC101215033 gene encoding WAT1-related protein At1g43650 gives rise to the protein MKSFVGYVEAMRVHKPYIAMLFVQCVYSGMALFSKAAISQKGMNPAIFVFYRQAFATVAMAPLAFLFERKKEVPLSFKFHSKVFVVSLIGVTLSLNLYYIAINHTSATFAAATTNTIPAITLLLALLFRYESICIRKVEGMAKLVGAIIGFSGALVFAFVKGPPMKFMNWYPQTKNITNSFQPYSTLEWIKGAFTMLSANIAWSFWLVLQGSIVKEYPAKLRITTLQCFFSLIQSALWALVMERNPQAWKLGWNLQLFSVAYCGVIVTGMTYWLQIWCVEKKGPVFTAMFTPLALIITAIFSALLWKESLHWGSVGGGILLVLGLYFVLWGKKREEGAAAKAKIIDEQRHDTKDETILECITTHQ